A region of Streptomyces cinnamoneus DNA encodes the following proteins:
- a CDS encoding bifunctional adenosylcobinamide kinase/adenosylcobinamide-phosphate guanylyltransferase, with protein sequence MELTLLGTGAPEGLPRPGCPCASCATATGDDARAATALLVDDALLLDLTPGPAFAAARAGRSVAGVRQVLLSHPHDGPAVEFPAGLPTPVRVPDGRELSVISGHRVRAVALDAPGTGYEVTGPDGERLLYLPPGGAPAGMSGAPGPYAMVLLDAVGRPDALARLRETGAAGPTTDVVAVHLDHDTPPGRELHRRLAAVGARAVPDGTTLVVGDFHAVPDVPRRTLVLGGARSGKSVEAERRLDAFPGVLYVATSGSREGDLDWAARVARHRERRPGSWRTAETCDLVPLLAADGPPLLIDCLALWLTDAMDSVGAWDDATWHNGGAAALAGRVAELVAAIRATPRTVVLVSNEVGSGVVPATASGRRFRDELGRLNAMVGDECEHVVLVVAGQALPLRG encoded by the coding sequence GTGGAACTGACTCTCCTCGGCACCGGGGCCCCCGAGGGGCTGCCGCGCCCCGGCTGCCCCTGCGCCTCCTGCGCCACCGCGACCGGTGACGACGCGCGGGCGGCGACCGCCCTGCTCGTGGACGACGCCCTGCTGCTGGACCTCACGCCCGGGCCGGCCTTCGCCGCGGCCCGCGCCGGGCGGTCCGTCGCCGGGGTGCGGCAGGTGCTGCTCTCGCACCCGCACGACGGGCCCGCCGTGGAGTTCCCGGCCGGGCTGCCCACGCCGGTGCGGGTGCCGGACGGGCGTGAGCTGTCGGTGATCAGCGGGCACCGGGTGCGGGCGGTGGCCCTGGACGCGCCCGGCACGGGCTACGAGGTGACGGGCCCCGATGGGGAGCGGCTGCTGTACCTGCCGCCGGGCGGCGCGCCCGCCGGGATGTCCGGTGCGCCGGGCCCGTACGCGATGGTGCTGCTCGACGCGGTGGGACGGCCGGACGCCCTGGCCCGCCTGCGGGAGACGGGCGCGGCCGGGCCGACGACGGACGTCGTCGCGGTGCACCTCGACCACGACACTCCGCCGGGCCGCGAGCTGCACCGGCGGCTGGCCGCGGTGGGGGCCCGGGCGGTGCCGGACGGCACCACGCTCGTCGTCGGCGACTTCCACGCCGTGCCGGATGTGCCGCGGCGGACGCTGGTGCTGGGCGGGGCCCGCTCGGGCAAGTCGGTGGAGGCCGAGCGGCGGCTGGACGCCTTCCCCGGCGTGCTCTACGTGGCCACCAGCGGCTCCCGCGAGGGCGACCTCGACTGGGCGGCGCGGGTGGCCCGCCACCGCGAGCGCCGCCCCGGCTCCTGGCGCACGGCGGAGACCTGCGACCTGGTCCCGCTGCTGGCGGCGGACGGTCCGCCGCTGCTGATCGACTGTCTGGCGCTGTGGCTGACCGACGCGATGGACTCCGTCGGGGCGTGGGACGACGCCACCTGGCACAACGGCGGGGCGGCGGCGCTGGCCGGGCGGGTGGCGGAGCTGGTGGCGGCGATACGGGCCACGCCGCGCACCGTGGTGCTGGTGAGCAACGAGGTGGGCTCGGGCGTGGTGCCCGCGACGGCGTCGGGGCGGCGCTTCCGGGACGAGCTGGGGCGGCTGAACGCCATGGTCGGGGACGAGTGCGAGCACGTGGTGCTGGTGGTCGCGGGACAGGCGCTGCCGCTGCGCGGGTGA
- a CDS encoding nicotinate-nucleotide--dimethylbenzimidazole phosphoribosyltransferase has product MSGLNLDDFATLIERPDSGVRRDAEERRERIGPRPGALGRLDELGEWLAAAQGAVPVKPVTRPKAVLFAGDHGVAELGVSGGPAEGARTLVRAALDGLGTGAILARRAGVELRVVDMSLDCDPADLPGDVTRHRVRRGSGRIDVEDALTAEEAERAFRAGMAVADEEADSGTDLVVLGDLSVGGTTAAGVLIAALCGTDASVVTGRGGFGIDDLAWMRKCAAIRDALRRARPVLGDQLQLLAAVGGADLAAMTGFLLQSAVRRTPVILDGVVCAAAALVGQRVAFRAPDWWLAGQAAGDPAQAKALDRMALNPLLDHGVTVGEGTGALLALPLVQAAAALAAELPEHA; this is encoded by the coding sequence ATGAGCGGTCTGAATCTTGATGACTTCGCCACGCTGATCGAGCGCCCCGACTCCGGTGTGCGCCGGGACGCCGAGGAGCGGCGGGAGCGGATCGGGCCGCGGCCCGGCGCCCTGGGGCGGCTGGACGAGCTCGGCGAGTGGCTCGCCGCCGCCCAGGGGGCGGTGCCGGTGAAGCCGGTGACGCGCCCCAAGGCGGTGCTGTTCGCCGGCGACCACGGCGTCGCGGAGCTGGGTGTCTCGGGCGGCCCGGCGGAGGGCGCGCGGACGCTCGTGCGCGCGGCGCTCGACGGCCTCGGCACCGGCGCGATCCTGGCCCGGCGGGCCGGCGTGGAGCTGCGCGTCGTGGACATGTCGCTGGACTGCGACCCGGCCGACCTGCCCGGGGACGTCACGCGGCACCGGGTGCGGCGCGGTTCGGGCCGGATCGACGTCGAGGACGCGCTGACCGCCGAGGAGGCGGAGCGGGCGTTCCGCGCCGGGATGGCGGTGGCCGACGAGGAGGCCGACTCGGGCACGGACCTCGTGGTCCTCGGTGACCTGAGCGTCGGCGGCACCACCGCCGCGGGGGTCCTGATCGCCGCGCTGTGCGGGACGGACGCCTCCGTGGTCACCGGGCGGGGCGGCTTCGGTATCGACGACCTGGCGTGGATGCGCAAGTGCGCGGCGATCCGCGACGCGCTGCGCCGGGCCCGCCCGGTCCTGGGCGACCAGCTCCAGCTGCTGGCGGCCGTGGGCGGCGCGGACCTCGCGGCGATGACGGGCTTCCTGCTCCAGAGCGCCGTGCGCCGCACCCCGGTGATCCTCGACGGCGTGGTCTGCGCCGCGGCCGCGCTGGTGGGCCAGCGGGTGGCGTTCCGGGCCCCGGACTGGTGGCTGGCGGGGCAGGCGGCCGGCGATCCGGCCCAGGCGAAGGCGCTGGACCGGATGGCGCTCAACCCTCTCCTCGATCACGGCGTCACTGTGGGCGAGGGGACAGGGGCGCTGCTGGCTCTGCCGCTGGTGCAGGCGGCCGCGGCCCTGGCGGCGGAACTCCCCGAGCACGCCTGA
- a CDS encoding phosphatidylglycerol lysyltransferase domain-containing protein, whose product MGEVRLTPDESVRDGVWQRRAAGFAVWYLRVVTFINLLGAVWVSFGTDIRRHNVEEFFTPYLLAAGFSPALVSLFMAITLRRRKRAAWILNLVLAGLLLLLLAFVMAFPEFRRHGLNWISLVLTALFVTALLVGRREFYAKGDRSNPKLASAVAAGGLLVTSLIAAGLVTVTNEATDEQRSTFLDRWHYGVMRLISIAADDSRYAGIAPPGWVDVVINVMSTVLLILVVFAAFRSRRATDPLTAEDETRLRGLLDRWGDRDSLGYFALRREKSVIWSPSGKAAVTYRVLGGVSLASGDPIGDPEAWPGAIEPWLTQAREHGWIPAVMGASEEGGTIYARHGLDALELGDEAIVDTAEFTLDGRAMRTVRQAYNRVKRAGYTVTVRRHEDIPEPEMAELLRRADDWRDGATERGFSMALGRLGDPDDGRCVMLECHDAEGRLRALLSFVPWGPKGLSLDLMRRDRDSENGLMEFMVIELLQRAVSLGVTQVSLNFAMFRSVFERGSKLGAGPVLRMWRSLLSFFSRWWQIESLYRANAKYRPIWEPRFMLFEKSSDLLRIGVAGARAEGFLEAPGLPKWLNRKHLESRR is encoded by the coding sequence ATGGGAGAAGTCCGTTTGACTCCGGATGAGAGCGTCCGCGACGGCGTCTGGCAGCGGCGTGCCGCCGGCTTCGCCGTGTGGTACCTGCGCGTCGTCACGTTCATCAATCTGCTCGGCGCGGTCTGGGTGTCCTTCGGGACGGACATCCGCCGCCACAACGTCGAGGAGTTCTTCACCCCCTACCTGCTGGCGGCGGGCTTCTCGCCGGCGCTGGTGTCGCTGTTCATGGCGATCACCCTGCGCCGGCGCAAGCGGGCCGCGTGGATCCTCAACCTGGTGCTGGCCGGGCTGCTGCTGCTCCTGCTGGCCTTCGTGATGGCCTTCCCCGAGTTCCGGCGGCACGGCCTGAACTGGATCTCGCTGGTGCTCACGGCCCTGTTCGTGACCGCGCTGCTGGTGGGCCGGCGGGAGTTCTACGCCAAGGGGGACCGGTCCAACCCCAAGCTGGCCTCGGCCGTCGCGGCGGGCGGCCTGCTGGTCACCTCGCTGATCGCCGCCGGCCTGGTCACCGTCACCAACGAGGCCACCGACGAGCAGCGGTCCACCTTCCTCGACCGCTGGCACTACGGCGTGATGCGGCTGATCTCGATCGCCGCCGACGACTCGCGCTACGCGGGCATCGCCCCTCCCGGCTGGGTCGACGTCGTCATCAACGTGATGAGCACGGTCCTGCTGATCCTCGTCGTCTTCGCGGCCTTCCGCTCCCGCCGGGCCACCGACCCGCTCACCGCCGAGGACGAGACGCGCCTGCGCGGCCTGCTCGACCGGTGGGGCGACCGGGACTCGCTCGGCTACTTCGCGCTGCGCCGCGAGAAGAGCGTCATCTGGTCCCCCTCCGGCAAGGCGGCGGTCACCTACCGCGTCCTCGGCGGCGTCTCCCTGGCCTCCGGCGACCCCATCGGCGACCCCGAGGCCTGGCCCGGGGCCATCGAGCCGTGGCTGACCCAGGCGCGCGAGCACGGCTGGATCCCCGCCGTCATGGGCGCGAGCGAGGAGGGCGGCACGATCTACGCCCGGCACGGCCTGGACGCCCTGGAGCTGGGCGACGAGGCCATCGTGGACACCGCCGAGTTCACCCTCGACGGCCGGGCGATGCGCACCGTGCGCCAGGCCTACAACCGCGTCAAGCGCGCCGGTTACACCGTCACCGTGCGGCGGCACGAGGACATTCCCGAGCCGGAGATGGCCGAGCTGCTGCGCCGCGCCGACGACTGGCGCGACGGCGCGACCGAGCGCGGCTTCTCCATGGCGCTGGGCCGTCTCGGCGACCCGGACGACGGCCGCTGCGTGATGCTCGAGTGCCACGACGCCGAGGGCCGGCTGCGGGCCCTGCTCAGCTTCGTGCCGTGGGGCCCCAAGGGGCTGTCGCTGGACCTGATGCGCCGTGACCGGGACTCGGAGAACGGCCTGATGGAGTTCATGGTCATCGAACTGCTCCAGCGGGCCGTGTCGCTGGGCGTCACCCAGGTGTCGCTGAACTTCGCGATGTTCCGCTCGGTCTTCGAGCGCGGCTCCAAGCTGGGCGCCGGCCCGGTGCTGCGGATGTGGCGCTCGCTGCTCAGCTTCTTCTCCCGCTGGTGGCAGATCGAATCGCTCTACCGAGCAAATGCGAAATACCGTCCCATCTGGGAGCCTCGTTTCATGCTGTTCGAGAAGAGCAGTGACCTGCTGAGGATCGGCGTCGCCGGCGCCCGGGCCGAGGGCTTCCTGGAGGCCCCCGGCCTGCCCAAGTGGCTCAACCGCAAACACCTGGAGAGCCGGCGATGA
- a CDS encoding adenosylcobinamide-GDP ribazoletransferase — protein MTDTTSARPTPGDALRFAFGTLTVLPVRLTRWDRPAARGGMLAAPLAGLVVGFCAAAVGTLFLLLGAGSLPAAVATVAVPAVLTRALHLDGLADVADGLGSGKPAEDALRVMKRSDIGPFGVVALLLTLLGQVAALDSLYGRSATAGALGAITAALAARCALTLASRAGVPAARPEGLGAAVAGTVPLPAALTATALSAGAAAAAGALLGRYGAVHGAVAVLLALGAGELMLRHCRRRFGGVTGDVFGALAETAGTVALLALTLG, from the coding sequence ATGACCGACACGACCTCCGCCCGGCCCACCCCCGGCGACGCCCTGCGCTTCGCCTTCGGCACCCTGACGGTGCTGCCGGTGCGGCTGACCCGGTGGGACCGCCCCGCCGCCCGCGGCGGGATGCTCGCGGCCCCCCTGGCCGGGCTCGTCGTGGGCTTCTGCGCCGCCGCCGTCGGCACGCTGTTCCTGTTGCTGGGCGCCGGTTCGCTGCCGGCCGCCGTGGCCACCGTCGCCGTGCCGGCCGTGCTCACCCGGGCCCTGCACCTGGACGGGCTGGCCGACGTCGCCGACGGACTGGGCAGCGGCAAGCCCGCCGAGGACGCGCTGCGCGTCATGAAGCGGTCCGACATCGGCCCGTTCGGCGTCGTCGCCCTCCTGCTGACCCTCCTCGGCCAGGTCGCGGCGCTCGACAGCCTGTACGGCCGGAGCGCGACGGCCGGGGCCCTCGGGGCCATCACCGCCGCCCTCGCCGCCCGCTGCGCCCTGACGCTCGCCTCCCGCGCCGGGGTGCCGGCCGCCCGGCCGGAGGGGCTGGGCGCGGCCGTGGCGGGAACGGTGCCCCTGCCGGCCGCGCTGACCGCCACGGCGCTTTCGGCCGGCGCGGCCGCGGCCGCGGGCGCGCTCCTCGGCCGGTACGGCGCGGTGCACGGCGCGGTGGCCGTGCTCCTCGCGCTGGGCGCCGGCGAGCTGATGCTGCGTCACTGCCGGCGCAGGTTCGGCGGCGTCACCGGAGACGTCTTCGGCGCCCTGGCCGAAACCGCCGGCACCGTCGCCCTCCTCGCCCTGACCCTGGGCTGA
- a CDS encoding leucyl aminopeptidase, with amino-acid sequence MTALTLSTSSAATLRADAVVVGVAKGPKGPVVAPGGEAVDNAFDGKLATVLETLGASGGEGEVTKLPAAAGIKAPVVLAVGLGDLPADGDGFAEEALRRAAGVAARTLTGTKKAAFALPVPDAESVAAVGEGVVLGAYAFTAYRGTAGKSGKGAKNDKSAPLAEATILGAKPRDKASKAAVERAQAVAAEVNRARDLVNMPSNDLNPKAFAAHTQAAAKEFGLKVEVLDEKALLKGGFGGLMGVGQGSDNPPRLVRVAYTHPKAAKTLALVGKGITYDSGGISLKPAGHNETMKCDMAGAAAVLAAVVAVARLGLEVNVTGWLALAENMPSGNATRPGDVLRMYSGKTVEVLNTDAEGRLVLADALTRASEENPDAIVDVATLTGAMVLALGNRTFGVMANDDAFRTSLYEIAEEVGEQAWPMPLPADLRKSMDSPVADMANMGERMGGGLVAGLFLQEFVGEGITWAHLDIAGPAFHESAPYGYTPKGGTGSAVRTLVRLAERTAAGDLG; translated from the coding sequence GTGACTGCTCTGACTCTCAGCACCTCCAGCGCGGCGACGCTGCGCGCGGACGCCGTCGTCGTCGGCGTGGCCAAGGGCCCGAAGGGACCCGTCGTCGCCCCCGGCGGCGAGGCCGTCGACAACGCCTTCGACGGAAAGCTGGCGACCGTCCTGGAGACCCTCGGCGCCTCCGGCGGCGAGGGCGAGGTGACCAAGCTGCCCGCCGCCGCCGGCATCAAGGCGCCGGTCGTGCTGGCGGTCGGCCTCGGCGACCTGCCCGCCGACGGCGACGGCTTCGCCGAGGAGGCGCTGCGCCGCGCCGCGGGCGTCGCCGCCCGCACGCTGACCGGCACCAAGAAGGCCGCGTTCGCGCTGCCCGTCCCGGACGCGGAGTCCGTCGCGGCCGTCGGCGAGGGCGTCGTCCTCGGCGCGTACGCCTTCACGGCCTACCGGGGCACCGCGGGCAAGAGCGGGAAGGGCGCCAAGAACGACAAGTCCGCCCCGCTCGCCGAGGCGACGATCCTGGGCGCCAAGCCCCGCGACAAGGCGTCCAAGGCCGCCGTCGAGCGGGCCCAGGCCGTGGCCGCCGAGGTCAACCGCGCCCGCGACCTCGTCAACATGCCCTCCAACGACCTCAACCCCAAGGCCTTCGCCGCCCACACCCAGGCCGCGGCCAAGGAGTTCGGCCTCAAGGTCGAGGTGCTGGACGAGAAGGCGCTGCTCAAGGGCGGCTTCGGCGGCCTCATGGGCGTCGGCCAGGGCTCGGACAACCCGCCGCGCCTGGTGCGCGTCGCCTACACCCACCCCAAGGCGGCCAAGACCCTGGCCCTGGTCGGCAAGGGCATCACCTACGACTCGGGCGGCATCTCGCTGAAGCCGGCCGGCCACAACGAGACCATGAAGTGCGACATGGCCGGCGCCGCCGCCGTCCTCGCCGCCGTCGTGGCCGTCGCCCGGCTCGGCCTGGAGGTCAACGTCACGGGCTGGCTGGCCCTCGCGGAGAACATGCCCTCCGGCAACGCCACCCGTCCGGGCGACGTGCTGCGCATGTACAGCGGCAAGACCGTCGAGGTGCTCAACACCGACGCCGAGGGCCGGCTGGTCCTGGCCGACGCCCTCACCCGCGCCTCGGAGGAGAACCCGGACGCGATCGTGGACGTCGCCACCCTCACGGGTGCCATGGTCCTCGCGCTCGGCAACCGCACCTTCGGTGTGATGGCGAACGACGACGCGTTCCGCACCTCGCTGTACGAGATCGCCGAGGAGGTCGGCGAGCAGGCCTGGCCGATGCCGCTCCCCGCCGACCTGCGTAAGAGCATGGACTCCCCGGTCGCCGACATGGCCAACATGGGCGAGCGCATGGGCGGCGGCCTGGTCGCCGGCCTCTTCCTCCAGGAGTTCGTGGGCGAGGGCATCACCTGGGCCCACCTGGACATCGCGGGCCCGGCCTTCCACGAGAGCGCCCCGTACGGCTACACCCCCAAGGGCGGCACCGGCTCCGCGGTCCGCACGCTGGTGCGGCTGGCCGAGCGCACCGCCGCCGGCGACCTGGGCTGA